The genomic stretch TGGGTTTTTAGTGTATGTATTAACGAAAGATTGAGCAAAATTGCAAAATTACTTGTTGATCTGAGCAATGGCGCCGTCGAAGAAGATAATTGAAGTGTCGTACAGTCCTTCGAGTGCGTACTCTCTCGCTAGCTTCAAGTGATCCTGCAAACCCACCAGTGAATTTGTCCCCACCATTGTCTCTGAAATTTCCCCAAGATCTAGGGCTTCATTTGCCGTAAAATTATGGATCAGATTTGAAGACGCTGTCAAGGTGTGACGGCGACGTTTTAAGTGGTTGAGGGAGGGAAGAAGGAGAATGTGAAATGACTGGATTAGTGTTTGCGGTTATAAAATGGGTGGGAAGAAATGGGTTCGGGTCGGGTTGTGGAAAAAgccttatgaaatttgaaattgaagctTTAGTCCATGGATTTCTTTGgaatcaaaacataattattaaagaaTAAAGATTGATATCTTTATAGGATTTTCTTTTAATcctaatatttatatgatattttatgatattataatttaggaTTTTGAACgaaatacaaaaattttgaaaaaaatataagcatAAATATCTAAGTACTCTTAACTTTCATTAGTCTAAAATTCGTAATCAtaccattataataaaaattataattataattgtatcgAAATCGTGTGATTATAGTCAAAATTAACGATatgattttagttaaattatactattttaatataatttcaacaaaaaatatatcatttttatgcaATTTCATTTGAAATATATTGACTCAACGTGAGAATACAAATGTCATTGATAACTTTCTATCATAATCGGTTGTGTCACcggtaatttcattttaaataaacgCAAAGTGTTTATTgtctttaataaatattaataaattattaaacatatttttttattttttgcgtttctttaaattttaacaaaaaggtaAAATCACATACCAAAAGATCTCTGCTACCATTTTCGttcatatatatcatttaaaagcGTTCTGCATGTATTAAATCAGTTAAGGCTgtgtatgatttatacatgcaTTTGCGAGAAGCATTTTCCCAATATAAAATTACGCAATAATTCAAATGCACCAGATGAGATGTGAAGTTACGCAGACTGGCAAATGGTTATGGATTTACCATTTCTATATTCAATCGAACTACTGAACCATGCCGTCTCTGACGAGCTCTTCTAAGCCTGTCCTCAGCCTACCGGCAGCGAATCTACAATCGGCTTCTGCCAAGCCACCAAAGGAGATTCTCAAATGCCCGGGGCAACCGCATGCGCCTCCTGGGATCACAATCACCCCATGCTTATGAGCAAGCCAGTGAACAACCGCGTCGTCATCACGGTATTTCTCTGGAAGCCTTGCCCACAAGTAAATTGCACCTTCTCCGCCTCTCACTGCATCTTCTCCCAATGGAGACAGGGCttctaaaatgatttttttgttcttcACAAGATCTGTCACCCGTTCTGTCACCCACTTTGGCCCCGTTTCTAATGAATATAGGGCTAGATACTGTGAAATTATTGTAGCACAGATTGGTATATTGTCCTGAATTTTGAGAAGTTGAGTTCCAAAGCCCTCCACTTCTGATGGGTATGCTATCTGCATGTATTCAGCATTTAGCTCAGAGTTGATCCACAAACTTTTGCACCCCAAATAAAAAGCATAGAAAATCATGAAGTTGGTGAAATAATACTTCCAGTTTTACAGGTACCCTCAAAAAGTCAGAAAAGAAATGCATTCAATTTCTAAAACAATTTGATTTCCCTATAACAATAAACATAAGATTCTGAATTGCCACTTACATATCCAACTCGCCATCCCATCATTCCATAGGCCTTTGAGAAGGAGAAGATGTTCACTATGTGATTCCCTTCAATGCACGAGTGTTTTAGACCATCATACATGAAATACCTGCAGACAACGTTGTTGAGtctaatataataatcaaaagtTTCTCATTCCTAGAATTGAAGTGTGTCTAATGAACGGATGGGCATAATTtatgaattatatttataaagcGTCAGAAGATTATGCCTTTCAATTTCACTAAACACAATTCAAGTCTATGATGCCCTTCAAGCATCATAATTGGTCAATAGACTTGTCAGATGCACCTGTTCCATACAGTTTGTCTAATACCAGTGGTTCAGAGATTTGTTTAAGTGAACCACCATTTCAAGCTGCAGATTTAATTATGATGAGTTTCAAAACTTGCAGCCATGCCAGAACAACCTCAATTTgtcaaattatatgaaaaacaCATCCTTGTTAGTAAACCAACTGCGTACTTTATATGCATTTTGTCAGCCTTCTTATTACAAACAAACAAGCCACTAACTCTTCCATGATATTCATGAGGTTGTTATTGAACACAGCACAAAGATTCTAACTTGAGAGAATGCCGTTATTTCAATCATCAGAAACAAAAACAGAAGACACTTACTCATATGTGTTATCTACCACAAGCCAAGCTCCAGCAGCTCTGCATAGATCTGAAATCCTCTgctcaaaaaaaagaaagcaccTAGTTAAAAGAAATCAccataaaagaaaaatggattGATCTCTTCAAGAAC from Mangifera indica cultivar Alphonso chromosome 6, CATAS_Mindica_2.1, whole genome shotgun sequence encodes the following:
- the LOC123219152 gene encoding aromatic aminotransferase ISS1 isoform X1 — its product is MGSFEKLAKRAVKTDMPIMVKIQELIRGAQNAVSLAQGVVYWQPPKEALDKVKELVWDPTISKYGADEGLPELRAALTKKLQQENNLHKSSVMVTAGANQAFVNIVLTLCDAGDSVVMFAPYYFNAYMSFQMTGVTKILVGPGNPRTLYPDADWLEKTLETEPTPKLVTVVNPGNPSGTYIPEPLLKRISDLCRAAGAWLVVDNTYEYFMYDGLKHSCIEGNHIVNIFSFSKAYGMMGWRVGYIAYPSEVEGFGTQLLKIQDNIPICATIISQYLALYSLETGPKWVTERVTDLVKNKKIILEALSPLGEDAVRGGEGAIYLWARLPEKYRDDDAVVHWLAHKHGVIVIPGGACGCPGHLRISFGGLAEADCRFAAGRLRTGLEELVRDGMVQ
- the LOC123219152 gene encoding aromatic aminotransferase ISS1 isoform X2 encodes the protein MGSFEKLAKRAVKTDMPIMIQELIRGAQNAVSLAQGVVYWQPPKEALDKVKELVWDPTISKYGADEGLPELRAALTKKLQQENNLHKSSVMVTAGANQAFVNIVLTLCDAGDSVVMFAPYYFNAYMSFQMTGVTKILVGPGNPRTLYPDADWLEKTLETEPTPKLVTVVNPGNPSGTYIPEPLLKRISDLCRAAGAWLVVDNTYEYFMYDGLKHSCIEGNHIVNIFSFSKAYGMMGWRVGYIAYPSEVEGFGTQLLKIQDNIPICATIISQYLALYSLETGPKWVTERVTDLVKNKKIILEALSPLGEDAVRGGEGAIYLWARLPEKYRDDDAVVHWLAHKHGVIVIPGGACGCPGHLRISFGGLAEADCRFAAGRLRTGLEELVRDGMVQ